In Persicimonas caeni, a single window of DNA contains:
- a CDS encoding tetratricopeptide repeat protein, translating into MALTILVMSPALGGEWLGDDPFLITETACNRGLEAIPSIVKQQAQRCNYRPLRHISYAIDYAVWGLRPFGYHLSNLLLHLGAVAATYLIYLRLGLVPLFAAIGAAVVAIHPVQVDAVGYISGRRDVLMGFCYLIAVIGTIEASRRRHDSGAQATPGGWAALAAVGAIGSVTSKEMGVTIVAIMALFLAFGGHAAFRRDAKLAEPIWQRIRQFRWLLALLAIPAGAMIVWRGLLRPVSTVADSWFGGSLVSHAATVLAVHARYLELVVFPWRLAGDYAPPVIEVAESLLDPAALMGALWISALITAMVFAYRKDWLKMSYGLAWYLVTMLPVSHIIPHHELAAEHYLYIPLVGLALSVAALGQRAWNARDVEHPRLLRRTVVLVVLVGLSLLGTRTFLRAFDYRSEIAHATQTVRHFPTSVRGRARLGIALLNDDQFDAARPHLEYVLGTSFQGSARLDVLRELGRAFVMRGEHAKAQRLLNEYLTVRPDDLEALANLSKVYFETGELAQAHRLNQRLVEVAPTSAEHRYKLALTSWMLGDKLTARAHASRALQVEPDHIDALLLAANLWVTEDPRKAGQLLRRAQDALRQSPEPNHVQRNQLLRKLRERLDYAQHERSD; encoded by the coding sequence ATGGCGCTGACGATCCTTGTCATGTCTCCGGCGCTGGGAGGTGAGTGGCTCGGCGACGACCCGTTTCTGATCACCGAAACCGCGTGTAACCGGGGGCTGGAAGCAATTCCGTCTATCGTGAAGCAGCAAGCCCAACGCTGCAATTATCGACCGCTACGACACATTTCCTACGCGATTGACTACGCGGTGTGGGGCCTGCGGCCTTTCGGCTATCACCTGAGCAATTTGTTGTTACACTTGGGCGCGGTCGCCGCGACTTATCTCATCTATTTGCGCCTGGGACTCGTCCCTCTATTCGCCGCGATTGGGGCCGCAGTCGTCGCGATTCATCCGGTCCAAGTCGACGCCGTTGGCTACATCTCGGGACGCCGAGACGTGCTCATGGGGTTCTGTTACTTAATCGCGGTCATCGGCACCATTGAGGCGAGCCGCAGACGCCATGATAGCGGCGCCCAAGCAACCCCCGGAGGCTGGGCAGCATTGGCTGCTGTCGGTGCCATCGGCTCGGTGACAAGCAAAGAGATGGGGGTAACAATCGTCGCGATCATGGCCCTGTTTCTTGCCTTCGGAGGCCATGCGGCCTTTCGGCGCGACGCTAAGCTCGCTGAACCAATCTGGCAGCGGATACGACAGTTCCGCTGGCTCTTGGCACTGCTGGCGATCCCGGCGGGAGCCATGATTGTGTGGCGAGGTCTACTCCGGCCGGTGAGCACCGTCGCCGACTCGTGGTTTGGCGGGAGCCTGGTCAGCCACGCGGCTACCGTTCTGGCGGTGCATGCGCGCTATCTGGAGCTCGTTGTCTTTCCCTGGCGCCTCGCCGGGGACTATGCGCCGCCCGTGATCGAGGTCGCCGAGAGTTTGCTCGATCCGGCCGCCCTTATGGGAGCACTTTGGATCAGCGCGCTTATCACAGCCATGGTCTTCGCTTACCGGAAGGATTGGCTGAAGATGTCGTACGGATTGGCCTGGTATTTGGTGACCATGCTACCGGTCAGCCACATCATCCCGCATCACGAGCTTGCCGCCGAACACTACCTGTACATTCCCCTCGTCGGTCTGGCGTTGAGCGTAGCCGCGCTTGGACAACGAGCGTGGAACGCACGGGATGTTGAACACCCCCGATTGCTCCGCCGCACCGTGGTTCTTGTGGTCCTCGTCGGCTTGAGCCTTCTCGGCACGCGCACTTTTCTGCGCGCCTTCGACTATCGCAGCGAAATCGCCCACGCGACTCAGACGGTACGACACTTCCCGACCAGTGTTCGCGGGCGAGCGCGCCTTGGAATTGCCTTGCTCAATGATGATCAGTTCGACGCAGCCCGCCCCCACCTCGAGTACGTGTTAGGCACTTCGTTTCAGGGAAGCGCTCGGCTCGACGTGTTGAGAGAGTTGGGTCGGGCGTTCGTGATGCGCGGCGAACACGCCAAAGCGCAACGCCTGCTCAACGAATACCTGACGGTTCGCCCCGATGATCTCGAGGCACTGGCAAACCTTTCGAAGGTCTATTTCGAGACAGGTGAACTCGCTCAGGCCCATCGACTCAACCAGCGACTCGTCGAGGTGGCACCGACATCGGCCGAACATCGCTACAAACTAGCCCTCACATCGTGGATGCTCGGCGACAAACTCACCGCGCGAGCACATGCGAGCCGAGCGCTCCAGGTCGAGCCCGACCACATCGATGCACTGCTCTTGGCGGCCAACCTGTGGGTGACAGAAGACCCTCGTAAGGCCGGTCAACTGCTGCGGCGAGCGCAGGATGCTCTCCGGCAGTCGCCCGAGCCCAATCATGTCCAACGCAATCAACTCTTGCGCAAGTTGAGAGAAAGACTAGATTATGCTCAACATGAGCGCAGTGATTGA
- a CDS encoding ABC transporter ATP-binding protein, translating into MAKTFRTGFFRKRVRAVKSVSFTIHHGEIFGLIGPNGAGKSTTIKMLLGLVRPDRGSISMFGQTADDVSLRDRIGYLPENPMLYEHLTAVELLDFYGGLFGMPKRKRRERSAELLELVGLSHALDRPVAKFSKGMKQRAGIAQALINDPDLVILDEPQSGLDPVGRHEIRDLVLQLRRSGKTILFCSHILPDVQDICDRVAVMHRGELKDVGFLHELIGTETLYYEVYVGGWRNAHRELLEDALMEVVPVGDLTRLQLSGDTEPEQILRTFAEVGVRVESLQPHKESLEDVFMRDTADPPNSDVAV; encoded by the coding sequence GTGGCAAAGACCTTTCGCACTGGCTTCTTTCGCAAGCGAGTTCGGGCGGTCAAATCCGTGAGCTTTACGATTCATCACGGTGAAATCTTCGGGTTAATCGGCCCCAACGGTGCAGGCAAGTCGACGACCATCAAAATGCTGCTCGGCTTGGTGCGCCCCGACCGCGGCTCCATCAGCATGTTTGGCCAGACGGCCGATGACGTCTCCTTGCGAGACCGCATCGGATACCTGCCAGAAAACCCGATGCTCTACGAGCACCTCACGGCCGTCGAATTACTCGACTTTTACGGCGGGTTGTTCGGCATGCCCAAACGCAAGCGGCGCGAACGCAGCGCCGAATTGCTGGAGCTGGTAGGGCTGTCTCACGCGCTCGACCGCCCTGTCGCCAAGTTTTCGAAGGGCATGAAGCAGCGTGCTGGCATCGCCCAGGCGCTCATCAACGACCCCGACCTGGTCATCCTCGACGAACCTCAGTCGGGGCTCGATCCGGTGGGACGGCACGAGATTCGCGATCTCGTCTTGCAGCTTCGCCGCTCGGGCAAGACAATTCTCTTTTGCAGCCATATCCTTCCCGATGTTCAAGACATCTGCGACCGAGTCGCTGTTATGCACCGCGGTGAACTCAAAGACGTCGGATTCCTCCACGAGCTCATCGGCACCGAAACCCTTTACTACGAGGTCTATGTGGGCGGGTGGCGCAATGCGCATCGTGAACTCCTCGAGGATGCGCTCATGGAGGTGGTGCCGGTCGGCGATCTGACGCGGCTCCAGCTGTCCGGAGACACGGAGCCCGAGCAAATTCTGCGCACATTCGCCGAGGTGGGCGTGCGTGTGGAGAGCTTACAGCCGCACAAAGAATCGCTCGAAGACGTATTCATGCGCGACACCGCGGATCCACCGAATTCCGACGTCGCCGTCTAA
- a CDS encoding ABC transporter permease: MSLPSLVRQFGVLTKNTLLESFRNKLFYGVLLFALLALASTGVFGALSLHQEERVFNDLVLFSSVLFLAGITIYQGVRTIHREIETHTIFTVLAKPVSRAQFVVGKYLGSLVAVSVGLLVILGLKVGTAYAVGFELTPTLFAAYFGVLLQLALLLALTIFFSTFSSPILSALFTGGVFIAGSLTPQLREAITYFAKQGNPARYVAEAAVFVLPDFEKLNLSYELTHQIAIPAAYMVQASLYAFTYVALLLLCACIVFERRDFS; encoded by the coding sequence ATGAGCCTGCCGAGTCTTGTCCGACAGTTTGGCGTCCTCACCAAGAACACGCTGCTCGAGTCGTTTCGCAACAAGCTTTTCTACGGCGTCCTTCTCTTTGCGCTGCTCGCCCTCGCTTCAACGGGGGTGTTCGGCGCGCTCAGTCTGCACCAGGAAGAGCGGGTCTTCAACGATTTGGTCTTGTTTAGCAGCGTGCTTTTTCTGGCGGGGATCACCATCTACCAAGGTGTGCGTACCATCCACCGCGAGATCGAAACTCACACCATCTTTACGGTGCTCGCAAAGCCGGTTTCGAGAGCCCAATTCGTAGTCGGCAAGTACCTTGGATCCCTGGTGGCCGTGAGCGTTGGGCTTCTGGTCATCCTCGGCCTCAAGGTCGGAACGGCCTACGCCGTTGGCTTCGAACTCACCCCCACATTGTTTGCGGCCTACTTCGGCGTGCTCCTGCAGCTTGCGCTGCTATTGGCCTTAACGATCTTCTTCAGCACGTTCTCCAGTCCGATTTTAAGTGCGCTGTTCACCGGAGGCGTGTTCATCGCCGGAAGTCTGACGCCCCAATTGCGTGAGGCCATCACTTACTTCGCCAAACAAGGCAATCCTGCGCGCTACGTGGCTGAGGCGGCCGTTTTCGTGCTTCCAGACTTCGAGAAGCTCAACCTATCGTACGAGTTGACCCACCAGATCGCGATTCCAGCCGCATATATGGTGCAGGCAAGCTTGTACGCGTTCACCTATGTCGCGCTGCTGCTGCTGTGCGCATGCATCGTCTTCGAGCGCAGGGACTTCTCCTGA
- a CDS encoding zinc-dependent metalloprotease, whose translation MRRIGGWSMAASLVAAACVGTLGAGCAQDVGDIDRTQPDKLEKKMFQTDDEWYYRQTVIDTDMQGSMIFEALESPLKRVRFEVEKDVLYAYSTVPLAEGLQDDYTSEEDRRLGAVAAFPVTSHFDVQRQYNPSTGEQTNVIVENASDRAWYDRDYMRVNWSANLVDGRGMFANNFGMFSPVAHYETEDPREVDPDRVRISEDVIDVTTQYTFQPDIMACAYNIGALDTIWNCEAGKVRVRHSFIRIKDDEKTDWDDTNDYEPFMLTDNHRISKDGDPEKGAMYTTTVYDPASQFYMEVECDDYTKDFLRNEYGSTDENCQPATFDLFSRFGYFRTERLRWSEEYPDMDSDRLYYANRWNIWQTAYDADGTWIPLNERTPQPIVYHLNAEYPRDMIGAAKEVENQWNNVFLETVRIAKGYDSVDKVKEELTAEYGDDRMYKIVENSCMPGPLAQWRAEYGGTRDADRKSISAIFGDYVSATDGDALVDELWALPKQDRVQLCAHLEWATERRGEEARFSWERVGDLRYSFFNWVDEFNGYWSGYGPSAADPLTGEIISGNANFAGTPLRRYATSYTDIIQYINGDLSENDVRYGEHVRQYLQRLRNQQREQSLEPNLPAEAQRELARRTGQLPSEVSPTNFDEPPTLAEQDDFIKKWGKDRIMKEANRLSEAAVEAKKADTRLIEFYDLPEVKNLMMQDADFQMAVKALARDYFGPEPDEQEMHQAYLELSVPQDILRRSNRFSQMLAEQNIFAAENMGRALSSLVTYSGVAEGFKGEDREDIRRYLMENAFIGTQLHEVGHTVGLRHNFSASMDALNYHDAYWEIKKALLDGEFDGNTEGVTLGANGAVHITNPELVERFTGDPDAKYVSTPELRLGSIMDYTGDLTGRFAGLGKYDEAAIVFTYGEHVQRWKDDIELPNLLWYEEWTRDYTQLPSIYANRPSSTDPAVQSQGIDVMLEGREWVPIKAAIAEQREGIKTNSQNWAAGELSRNNKPYIDRTVPFNFCSDDFRDSQLGCDVFDWGANQTEVVNHAFNTYRFFQPFWRYKGHKNDRLFNLYNNYIRRVMSTFQMAERPFRYYSIYQWWDLGSYTDDLQKASIDALNFYAEVLATPQPNRYCKWDGDSRRVSNEIPLQNWYYDLDGQFVPNSWHTDETNCPEYVDIPRGPGQFYGFDFTDEYEYRIRRVGTYIDKSLATQALFNISANYAYSSFFTDARATNISYWTLFEEELLGFMRGVILGDYTGFAGRWDSQKSRYEPPVVVDINTFGTGLAPTQSSSDTIYTPVSFNQEFNTVAFGMLLNSSWEDRAVNFSNYLKVIVTNDEDQPFPNGVDVAELVHPITGQMYRAPQTNDNQSIAYDLIERGNELKTKWMDAQMVLENETPGTDAYEDAWKEERGYEQAFEEIVAKLDMIRYVFDAGRIQR comes from the coding sequence CCCTCGAGTCGCCGCTCAAGCGCGTGCGGTTCGAGGTCGAGAAGGACGTGCTGTATGCTTACTCGACGGTGCCGCTGGCCGAGGGGCTGCAGGACGACTACACCTCCGAAGAGGATCGTCGCCTGGGCGCGGTCGCCGCGTTCCCGGTCACCAGCCACTTCGACGTGCAGCGTCAGTACAATCCGTCCACTGGTGAGCAGACCAACGTCATCGTCGAGAACGCCAGCGACCGTGCCTGGTACGACCGCGACTACATGCGCGTGAACTGGTCGGCCAACTTGGTCGACGGACGCGGCATGTTCGCGAACAACTTCGGGATGTTCTCTCCCGTGGCGCATTATGAGACCGAAGATCCGCGCGAGGTCGATCCCGACCGCGTGCGCATCAGCGAAGACGTCATCGACGTGACCACCCAGTACACCTTCCAGCCTGACATCATGGCCTGCGCGTACAATATCGGCGCGCTGGACACGATCTGGAACTGTGAAGCCGGCAAGGTTCGCGTGCGTCACTCCTTCATCCGTATCAAGGACGACGAGAAGACCGACTGGGACGACACGAACGACTATGAGCCGTTCATGTTGACCGACAACCACCGCATCTCGAAGGACGGCGATCCGGAAAAAGGTGCGATGTACACCACCACGGTCTACGATCCGGCCAGCCAGTTTTACATGGAAGTCGAGTGTGACGATTACACCAAAGACTTCCTGCGCAACGAGTACGGTTCGACCGACGAGAACTGCCAGCCGGCGACCTTCGACCTGTTCAGCCGCTTCGGGTATTTCCGCACCGAGCGACTGCGCTGGAGCGAAGAGTACCCCGACATGGACAGCGACCGCCTCTATTACGCCAACCGCTGGAACATCTGGCAGACGGCCTACGACGCCGATGGCACCTGGATTCCGCTCAACGAGCGTACTCCCCAGCCCATCGTCTACCACCTCAACGCCGAGTACCCGCGCGACATGATTGGCGCGGCCAAAGAGGTTGAGAACCAGTGGAACAACGTCTTCCTCGAGACGGTGCGTATCGCCAAGGGTTACGACTCGGTCGACAAGGTCAAAGAAGAGCTGACCGCCGAGTACGGCGACGACCGCATGTACAAGATCGTCGAGAACAGCTGCATGCCCGGCCCGCTGGCTCAGTGGCGCGCCGAGTACGGCGGCACGCGTGACGCCGACCGCAAAAGCATCAGCGCCATCTTCGGCGACTACGTCAGCGCCACCGACGGCGACGCGCTCGTCGACGAGCTGTGGGCGCTTCCCAAGCAAGACCGTGTCCAGCTGTGCGCTCACCTCGAGTGGGCCACCGAGCGCCGTGGCGAAGAGGCCCGATTCAGCTGGGAGCGCGTGGGTGACCTGCGCTACAGCTTCTTCAACTGGGTCGACGAATTCAACGGCTACTGGAGTGGTTATGGCCCGTCGGCAGCAGACCCGCTGACTGGTGAGATCATCTCGGGTAACGCCAACTTCGCCGGTACCCCGCTGCGTCGCTATGCCACCAGCTACACCGACATCATCCAGTACATCAACGGCGACCTGTCGGAGAACGATGTGCGCTACGGCGAGCACGTGCGCCAGTACCTGCAGCGTCTGCGCAACCAGCAGCGCGAGCAGTCGCTCGAGCCGAATCTGCCCGCCGAGGCCCAGCGCGAGCTCGCTCGCCGCACCGGCCAGCTCCCCAGCGAGGTCAGCCCGACCAACTTCGATGAGCCGCCGACGCTCGCCGAGCAGGACGACTTCATCAAGAAGTGGGGCAAAGACCGCATCATGAAGGAGGCCAACCGCCTGTCGGAGGCCGCCGTCGAAGCCAAAAAGGCCGACACTCGCCTCATCGAGTTTTACGACCTGCCGGAAGTCAAGAACCTGATGATGCAGGACGCTGACTTCCAGATGGCCGTCAAAGCCCTGGCTCGCGACTACTTCGGTCCCGAGCCCGACGAGCAAGAGATGCACCAGGCGTACCTGGAGCTGAGCGTGCCGCAGGATATCCTGCGCCGTTCGAACCGCTTCAGCCAGATGCTGGCCGAGCAGAACATCTTCGCCGCCGAGAACATGGGGCGTGCGCTGAGCAGCTTGGTCACTTACTCGGGCGTGGCTGAAGGCTTCAAAGGTGAAGACCGCGAAGACATTCGCCGCTACCTGATGGAGAACGCCTTCATCGGCACCCAGCTCCACGAGGTCGGACACACCGTGGGTCTGCGCCACAACTTCAGCGCCAGCATGGACGCGCTCAACTACCACGACGCCTACTGGGAGATTAAGAAGGCGCTGCTCGACGGCGAATTCGACGGCAACACCGAGGGTGTGACTCTCGGCGCCAACGGCGCGGTCCACATCACCAACCCCGAGTTGGTCGAGCGCTTCACCGGCGACCCGGACGCCAAGTACGTGAGCACCCCCGAGCTTCGCTTGGGCAGCATCATGGACTACACCGGCGACCTGACCGGCCGTTTTGCCGGCCTGGGCAAGTACGACGAGGCCGCCATCGTGTTCACCTACGGCGAGCACGTGCAGCGTTGGAAGGACGACATCGAGCTTCCCAACCTGCTGTGGTATGAAGAGTGGACGCGCGATTACACTCAGCTTCCCTCCATCTACGCCAACCGTCCCAGCAGCACCGACCCGGCCGTGCAGTCGCAGGGCATCGACGTGATGCTCGAAGGCCGCGAATGGGTACCCATCAAGGCCGCCATCGCCGAGCAGCGCGAAGGCATCAAGACCAACAGCCAGAACTGGGCTGCCGGCGAACTGTCGCGCAACAACAAGCCGTACATCGACCGGACGGTCCCCTTCAACTTCTGCTCGGACGATTTCCGCGACTCGCAGCTTGGCTGTGACGTGTTCGACTGGGGTGCCAACCAGACCGAGGTGGTCAACCACGCGTTCAACACCTACCGGTTCTTCCAGCCGTTCTGGCGCTACAAGGGCCACAAGAACGACCGGTTGTTCAACCTCTACAACAACTACATCCGTCGGGTGATGAGCACCTTCCAGATGGCCGAGCGTCCGTTCCGCTACTACTCGATCTACCAGTGGTGGGACCTGGGCTCGTACACCGATGACCTGCAGAAGGCTTCGATCGACGCCCTCAACTTCTATGCGGAAGTGCTGGCCACCCCGCAGCCCAACCGCTACTGCAAGTGGGACGGCGACTCGCGCCGGGTCTCCAACGAGATTCCGCTGCAGAACTGGTACTACGACCTCGACGGTCAGTTCGTGCCCAACAGCTGGCACACCGACGAGACCAACTGCCCCGAGTACGTCGATATCCCGCGCGGCCCGGGCCAGTTCTACGGGTTCGACTTCACCGACGAATACGAGTACCGCATCCGTCGCGTGGGTACCTACATCGACAAGTCGCTGGCCACGCAGGCGCTGTTCAACATTAGCGCGAACTACGCCTACAGCAGCTTCTTCACCGACGCCCGTGCGACCAACATCTCGTACTGGACGCTGTTCGAAGAAGAGCTCCTCGGCTTCATGCGCGGCGTCATCCTTGGCGACTACACCGGCTTTGCCGGCCGCTGGGACAGCCAGAAGTCGCGCTACGAGCCGCCGGTCGTCGTCGACATCAACACCTTCGGCACCGGACTGGCGCCCACCCAGTCGAGCTCGGACACCATCTACACGCCGGTCTCCTTCAACCAGGAGTTCAACACGGTGGCGTTCGGTATGCTCCTCAACAGCAGCTGGGAAGACCGCGCGGTCAACTTCAGCAACTATCTGAAGGTCATCGTGACCAACGACGAAGACCAGCCGTTCCCCAACGGCGTCGACGTCGCCGAGTTGGTCCACCCGATCACCGGCCAGATGTATCGGGCCCCGCAGACGAACGACAACCAGTCGATCGCCTACGACCTGATCGAGCGTGGCAACGAGCTCAAGACCAAGTGGATGGACGCTCAGATGGTCTTGGAGAACGAGACCCCGGGCACCGACGCTTACGAGGACGCGTGGAAGGAAGAGCGCGGCTATGAGCAGGCCTTCGAGGAAATCGTGGCCAAGCTCGACATGATCCGCTACGTCTTCGACGCGGGTCGCATCCAGCGCTAA